One Staphylococcus ratti DNA segment encodes these proteins:
- a CDS encoding DUF1033 family protein has translation MWEVTKIRTDYEGWWLFDDWMEHIIETYYFETYSSFMNTYEQLIKEAKSTYDNCVVGKHNMYTFYNNCDMNYCEHCDEDLQLFDSFIILNDEKIYYNLPLID, from the coding sequence ATGTGGGAAGTGACGAAAATACGCACTGATTATGAAGGTTGGTGGTTGTTTGACGACTGGATGGAACATATCATTGAAACTTACTACTTTGAAACATATTCATCATTTATGAATACATATGAACAGTTGATTAAAGAAGCTAAATCTACCTACGATAATTGTGTAGTAGGCAAACATAACATGTATACTTTTTATAATAATTGCGATATGAATTATTGTGAACATTGTGATGAAGATTTACAACTATTTGATAGTTTTATCATATTAAACGATGAAAAAATTTATTATAATCTCCCTTTAATTGATTAA
- a CDS encoding toxic anion resistance protein, whose product MRDNDFSNLEQGHPLDQYFNSFEKSELEVNQGNALQHQTTQTEKPNFSKQDEEKIKTLSEQIKPLDHDSLLHFGANAQSHLSQFSHQMLNEIQSKDVGPIGETLENLMKKLKEVNPEDLSQKNQGVLKRIFKRSKHSMQQLFSRMQSVSSQVDRISVDLDKNKSLLVKDIKLLDQLYTQNKDYYDVLNLYIAAAEQKKHEIQTNVLPEMRKKVNQSDNQMVVQDVADMEQFVDRLEKRIYDLQLSRQITLQSAPQIRMIQNINQALAEKIQSSILTSIPLWKNQMAIALTLQRQNKAAIAQKQVTDTTNEILIRNSEMLRQNARMTAEENERGIVDIETLKTTQDNIIQTIEETLQIQAEGRQKRQQAEKDLQQLEARLRERLGDAKSQKNQTDLYH is encoded by the coding sequence ATGAGAGATAATGATTTTTCAAATTTAGAGCAAGGTCATCCTCTTGATCAATATTTCAATTCATTTGAAAAAAGTGAGTTAGAAGTGAATCAAGGGAATGCACTTCAGCACCAAACGACCCAAACTGAAAAACCAAATTTTTCAAAACAAGATGAAGAGAAGATTAAAACTTTGTCGGAACAAATAAAGCCACTTGATCATGACAGTTTGTTACACTTTGGCGCTAATGCACAATCACATCTTTCACAATTCTCTCATCAAATGTTAAATGAAATTCAATCGAAAGATGTTGGTCCCATTGGTGAAACGTTAGAAAACTTAATGAAAAAGTTAAAAGAAGTAAATCCTGAAGATTTATCACAAAAAAATCAAGGTGTTTTAAAAAGAATTTTCAAGCGCTCGAAACATTCGATGCAACAACTCTTCTCTCGCATGCAATCAGTAAGTTCTCAAGTTGATAGAATTTCAGTTGATCTTGATAAAAATAAATCATTACTCGTAAAAGATATCAAGTTACTTGATCAGTTATATACACAAAATAAAGATTACTATGATGTGTTAAATTTATATATTGCTGCAGCTGAACAAAAAAAGCATGAGATTCAAACGAATGTTTTACCTGAAATGCGTAAGAAAGTGAATCAAAGTGATAATCAAATGGTAGTTCAAGACGTTGCAGATATGGAACAATTTGTAGACCGATTAGAAAAACGAATTTATGATTTACAATTATCGAGACAAATTACTTTGCAATCTGCTCCTCAAATACGCATGATCCAAAATATTAATCAAGCCTTAGCGGAAAAGATTCAAAGTTCTATTTTAACAAGTATTCCTTTATGGAAAAATCAAATGGCGATTGCCTTAACTTTGCAACGTCAAAATAAAGCAGCTATTGCGCAAAAACAAGTTACAGATACAACGAATGAAATTCTAATTCGCAATTCTGAAATGCTACGCCAAAATGCGCGTATGACAGCCGAAGAAAACGAACGTGGCATAGTAGATATTGAAACGTTAAAAACGACGCAAGATAATATTATCCAAACAATTGAAGAAACGTTACAAATTCAAGCGGAAGGTCGTCAAAAACGCCAGCAAGCAGAGAAAGATTTGCAACAGTTAGAAGCACGTTTACGTGAACGATTAGGTGATGCAAAATCCCAAAAGAACCAAACGGATTTGTATCATTAA
- the lysA gene encoding diaminopimelate decarboxylase, protein MTVLYNHNGELTIGNTNLKTLAQSFGTPTIVYDEMYIRQQMRRYHDAFQKTGIAYVLSYASKAFTCIQMVKLAAEENFDLDVVSIGELYTALEAGYDASRIHFHGNNKTKEEIQYALNSGIGYFVVDALDEIALIDQYASNAVDVLLRVNPGVEAHTHEFIQTGQEKSKFGLSIKYGLADQAVQQIKESQHLNLKGIHFHIGSQIEETTAMKETAKMVLKWLKESALEIELLNIGGGFSVRYIEGDHAFNIEKGIPEIVENIKSTCHDLNYPLPMISIEPGRSIVAEAGVTLYEVGSIKEIPNVNKYVSVDGGMSDHIRTALYDAKYQVKLVNRDEIADETVTISGKLCESGDILIHEAQLPKSVKRGDYLAILSTGAYHYSMASNYNQIQKPAVYFVKNGKAREVIKRQSLRQLIINDVK, encoded by the coding sequence ATGACAGTGTTATATAATCACAATGGAGAACTCACAATAGGAAATACAAACTTAAAAACACTTGCACAAAGTTTTGGAACCCCTACGATTGTGTATGACGAAATGTATATACGCCAACAAATGCGGCGTTATCATGACGCTTTTCAAAAAACGGGGATCGCGTATGTATTGTCTTATGCTTCAAAAGCTTTTACGTGTATTCAAATGGTAAAATTAGCAGCAGAAGAAAATTTTGATTTGGATGTTGTTTCGATTGGAGAATTGTATACTGCTTTAGAAGCGGGATATGATGCGAGTCGAATCCACTTTCACGGCAATAACAAAACAAAAGAAGAAATTCAATATGCTTTAAATAGTGGAATTGGCTATTTTGTTGTTGATGCACTTGATGAAATTGCGTTAATTGATCAATATGCCTCAAATGCAGTAGATGTACTTTTACGTGTGAATCCAGGAGTAGAAGCGCACACACATGAGTTTATACAAACGGGGCAAGAGAAAAGCAAATTTGGGCTTTCGATTAAATATGGGCTTGCAGATCAAGCAGTTCAACAAATTAAAGAGAGTCAACATTTGAACCTTAAAGGAATTCATTTTCATATTGGGTCACAAATTGAAGAAACAACAGCTATGAAAGAAACGGCAAAGATGGTATTAAAATGGCTTAAAGAAAGCGCATTAGAAATAGAACTGTTAAATATTGGTGGTGGGTTTAGCGTTCGATATATTGAAGGAGATCATGCTTTCAATATTGAAAAAGGCATTCCTGAAATTGTGGAGAATATTAAATCAACATGTCATGATTTAAATTACCCTTTACCTATGATCAGCATCGAACCAGGACGTTCTATAGTAGCAGAGGCAGGTGTGACATTATATGAAGTTGGATCGATTAAAGAAATTCCTAATGTAAATAAGTATGTCTCTGTCGACGGTGGTATGAGTGATCATATACGAACAGCTTTATATGATGCGAAATACCAAGTGAAGCTCGTCAATCGAGATGAGATAGCGGATGAAACCGTTACAATTTCTGGAAAATTATGTGAATCGGGAGACATTTTAATTCACGAGGCACAATTACCTAAAAGTGTGAAACGTGGAGATTATTTAGCGATATTGTCCACGGGTGCATATCATTACAGTATGGCTTCAAACTATAATCAAATTCAAAAGCCAGCTGTCTATTTTGTCAAAAATGGGAAAGCTAGAGAAGTTATCAAACGCCAATCTTTACGCCAATTAATTATTAATGACGTAAAATAA
- the brnQ3 gene encoding branched-chain amino acid-like transporter carrier protein BrnQ3, producing the protein MNKNTLVIGFMLFAIFFGAGNLIFPPNLGLASGQYFWPSILAFVLTGIGLPLLGIVVGALDKQGYVGAINKIHPAFSIIFLVAIYLTIGPLFAIPRTASTSFEMTITPIIGTSNPIALLIFTLIYFAIVLYLCLNPGKIVDRIGAILTPLLLVTILAMIVKGFIDFGGGPHNQEDPTVYSSTLAGFSKGFTEGYLTMDAIAAIAFSMIVINAIKATGVKHANQIFKQTALAGLIAAFALAVIYISLGFIGNHIVLSESTMNQLIANKQNIGAHLLVTMANTGYGAFGKYLLGIIVALACLTTACGLVVAVSEYFHKLFPKVSYKVFVIVFTLISLFLSNLGLNAVIQLSIPVLSIIYPVAITTVLLILIARFIPTRRITQQITIIVIAIESILSVIHTKGWITIGFIGKLPLHQFALEWFPIMVVTLIIAYIIGAFVKSSKLIVYEKE; encoded by the coding sequence ATGAACAAAAATACACTTGTCATCGGGTTTATGTTATTTGCCATTTTCTTTGGGGCGGGTAACTTAATTTTCCCACCAAATTTAGGACTTGCGAGCGGTCAATACTTTTGGCCATCTATTTTAGCATTTGTTTTAACCGGTATTGGGTTACCATTATTAGGTATTGTAGTAGGCGCATTAGATAAACAAGGCTATGTCGGAGCGATAAATAAGATTCATCCTGCGTTTTCTATTATTTTCTTGGTTGCGATTTATTTAACGATTGGACCGCTATTTGCAATCCCACGAACAGCGTCAACATCGTTTGAGATGACAATCACACCGATTATCGGAACAAGCAATCCAATTGCTTTATTAATTTTTACACTTATTTACTTTGCTATTGTTTTGTATCTCTGCTTAAACCCAGGTAAAATCGTCGACCGTATTGGCGCTATTTTAACACCATTATTACTCGTTACGATTTTAGCAATGATTGTAAAAGGATTTATCGATTTTGGCGGAGGACCTCATAATCAAGAAGACCCTACGGTTTATTCATCTACTCTAGCTGGTTTTTCAAAAGGATTCACTGAAGGCTATTTAACGATGGATGCAATTGCTGCCATTGCTTTCTCAATGATTGTAATTAATGCAATCAAAGCGACAGGTGTAAAACATGCAAATCAAATCTTTAAACAAACTGCATTAGCAGGCTTGATTGCTGCTTTTGCTTTAGCTGTTATATACATTTCATTAGGTTTTATCGGTAATCATATCGTGTTATCTGAATCAACAATGAATCAACTTATTGCAAACAAACAAAATATTGGTGCACATTTACTTGTCACAATGGCCAATACTGGATACGGGGCATTTGGTAAATATTTACTTGGTATTATTGTTGCATTAGCTTGTTTAACAACGGCTTGTGGACTTGTAGTAGCAGTTAGTGAATATTTCCACAAATTATTCCCTAAAGTCTCTTATAAAGTGTTTGTTATAGTCTTTACATTGATTAGTTTATTCTTATCAAATTTAGGATTAAATGCAGTGATTCAATTATCTATCCCTGTATTATCTATTATTTATCCAGTTGCGATTACTACAGTGTTATTAATTTTAATTGCACGTTTCATCCCAACTCGCCGTATTACACAGCAGATTACAATTATCGTTATTGCAATCGAATCTATTTTAAGTGTAATTCATACTAAAGGATGGATAACAATCGGTTTTATTGGTAAATTACCATTACATCAATTCGCACTAGAATGGTTCCCGATTATGGTAGTCACTCTAATTATCGCGTATATTATTGGTGCTTTTGTTAAAAGTTCAAAACTCATTGTTTATGAAAAAGAATAA
- a CDS encoding VOC family protein → MTGIRSVTLATKSLNQTIQLFHHTLGLNYKKREGTVQFGDAELSPGTRIQFVEVPGGLQSQYRHFASIGLRIPSDEGLENYASILEENDISFSKLEQLNGHTHFHFYDDMNQKFSIFSNEHNTGIGLGMPYEHSSVNPLHQIQGLGPIIIKTNEIRVTFTLLTKVFDFTPLGEYMIDDNNTKVIVLHKDEGGLGSEIHLFEPSSPVQLPNIGIVEQIEFTTKDATQFENALKQLERNELPYQELENKQENTHALRITDTSGMSFILTLDQ, encoded by the coding sequence ATGACTGGCATTCGAAGCGTGACTTTAGCAACCAAGAGTTTAAACCAAACCATTCAATTATTTCATCATACGTTAGGCCTTAATTACAAAAAACGTGAGGGCACAGTTCAATTTGGAGACGCCGAACTATCTCCTGGAACTCGAATTCAATTTGTTGAAGTGCCAGGCGGACTTCAAAGTCAATATCGTCATTTTGCTTCTATCGGTCTAAGAATCCCTTCAGATGAAGGACTTGAAAATTATGCCTCTATTTTAGAAGAAAATGACATTTCATTTTCAAAACTAGAGCAATTAAACGGGCATACGCATTTTCATTTTTATGATGATATGAATCAAAAGTTTTCTATATTTTCTAATGAGCATAATACAGGTATAGGATTGGGGATGCCTTATGAGCATAGCAGCGTAAACCCGTTACACCAAATTCAAGGTTTAGGTCCTATTATCATCAAAACGAATGAGATAAGGGTGACATTCACACTTTTAACTAAAGTTTTTGATTTCACACCGCTTGGAGAATATATGATAGATGATAACAACACTAAAGTGATTGTATTACATAAAGACGAAGGCGGATTAGGCTCTGAAATTCATCTTTTTGAACCGTCTTCTCCAGTTCAATTGCCAAACATTGGAATCGTCGAACAAATCGAGTTTACAACTAAAGATGCAACGCAATTTGAAAATGCGTTAAAACAACTCGAACGCAATGAATTGCCGTATCAAGAACTCGAAAATAAACAAGAAAATACACATGCGCTTCGTATTACTGATACGAGCGGGATGTCGTTTATTTTAACTTTAGATCAATAA
- a CDS encoding 5-bromo-4-chloroindolyl phosphate hydrolysis family protein, giving the protein MRYQISRVFGVFAGVPVAVIAFFTSILTLDISFILDMLIGSVGFVLGYIPTQRLTSRSYLKEINLTRKDYRYIMHQINTAQSKIKRIFKTFINVRSINDFKLVNDIYRISRTVNATVRQRPDQFFNIESFYYTHIDNALNLIESYTRLAKMPMKSNGERQMLQQTRITLEEVRRTLVADLKQVNAQDFEQLDTEMRLNKIYQKRKEMEHEK; this is encoded by the coding sequence ATGAGATATCAAATTTCAAGGGTTTTTGGAGTATTTGCAGGCGTTCCAGTTGCGGTAATTGCTTTTTTCACTAGTATTTTAACTTTAGATATTTCGTTTATATTGGATATGCTCATTGGGTCAGTCGGCTTTGTTTTAGGATATATCCCTACTCAAAGATTGACATCAAGAAGTTACTTAAAAGAAATCAATTTGACCCGAAAAGATTATCGCTATATTATGCATCAAATTAATACCGCACAAAGTAAGATAAAGCGTATTTTTAAAACCTTTATAAATGTTCGTTCTATTAATGATTTTAAGCTTGTCAATGATATTTATCGCATTTCAAGAACGGTGAATGCAACAGTACGTCAACGACCAGATCAGTTTTTTAATATTGAGAGTTTTTATTACACACATATAGATAATGCACTTAATTTAATTGAAAGTTATACAAGACTTGCCAAAATGCCGATGAAATCAAATGGAGAGCGTCAGATGTTACAACAAACACGTATCACTTTAGAAGAAGTAAGACGTACACTAGTGGCAGATTTGAAGCAAGTCAATGCGCAAGATTTTGAACAACTTGATACTGAGATGAGACTCAATAAAATTTATCAAAAACGTAAAGAAATGGAGCATGAAAAATGA
- a CDS encoding DUF6501 family protein yields the protein MLHETWKDKTPLKQVKVIHTEAKKFTVSDMLTVGKTYDVVNETEEYYQIIDNSGLVGGYYKTYFEEV from the coding sequence ATGTTACACGAAACATGGAAAGATAAAACACCATTAAAACAAGTGAAAGTCATCCATACTGAGGCGAAAAAGTTTACAGTGAGCGATATGTTAACTGTAGGAAAAACGTACGATGTTGTAAATGAGACTGAAGAATATTATCAAATTATAGATAATTCTGGACTTGTTGGCGGTTATTATAAAACATATTTTGAAGAAGTATAA
- the alr gene encoding alanine racemase, translated as MTAIWQVDEHIFQKNVRSVKGNDAMMAVVKNNAYNYGLDFAVKAFLEEGINTFSTTSLSEAIRIRALAPHATIFLMNISYDFDSIRKYQIHMTLPSAAFYFEYKSQLYDIHVHLEYENLLHRSGLKNLEEIQSVLKDHTKNQKNKMNISGLWTHFGYADEFDVNDYEIEKKLWLELVTALLNEGYTFDFIHAQNSASYMREEGIFPYHTHARIGIALYGSRPYAALPRQAIQQALTLRANVIQIRTIHKDEHCGYSFAFTASKNNTKLAVVDIGYGDGVLRTRAQHEVLINGKSYPIRALMMSHMFVEVDDSVKAQDDVILYNEILRIDDYTFKGVGANSEQLSALNLDSLIKEYR; from the coding sequence ATGACGGCGATTTGGCAAGTAGATGAACATATCTTTCAAAAAAATGTAAGGAGTGTAAAGGGAAATGATGCAATGATGGCTGTTGTTAAAAATAATGCTTATAATTACGGATTAGACTTTGCTGTTAAAGCCTTTTTAGAGGAAGGCATCAATACATTCAGTACGACTTCCCTTTCTGAAGCAATCCGTATTAGAGCATTAGCGCCCCATGCAACCATTTTTTTAATGAATATAAGCTATGATTTTGATTCAATACGAAAATATCAAATTCATATGACATTACCGTCGGCGGCATTTTATTTTGAATATAAATCACAACTTTATGACATTCACGTTCATTTAGAATATGAAAATTTATTGCATCGATCTGGTTTGAAAAACTTAGAAGAAATACAAAGTGTACTTAAAGACCATACAAAAAACCAGAAAAATAAAATGAATATTTCTGGTTTGTGGACGCATTTTGGTTATGCTGATGAGTTCGATGTGAACGATTATGAAATTGAAAAGAAATTGTGGTTAGAACTTGTAACGGCGTTGCTAAATGAAGGATACACATTCGATTTTATTCATGCACAAAATAGTGCGAGTTATATGAGAGAGGAAGGCATTTTTCCTTATCATACACATGCGCGTATAGGTATCGCGTTGTACGGCTCTCGCCCCTATGCTGCGTTACCTCGCCAAGCGATACAACAAGCCCTCACCTTGCGTGCAAATGTCATCCAAATTCGAACAATCCATAAAGATGAACATTGTGGTTATAGTTTTGCATTTACAGCATCAAAAAACAATACAAAACTTGCTGTCGTTGACATCGGTTACGGCGACGGTGTTTTACGGACACGTGCGCAACATGAAGTGTTAATTAATGGAAAAAGTTATCCTATCCGTGCCCTCATGATGAGCCATATGTTTGTAGAAGTCGACGATTCAGTCAAAGCACAAGATGATGTCATCTTATATAACGAAATATTACGTATTGATGATTATACATTTAAAGGTGTAGGCGCAAATTCTGAACAATTAAGCGCGTTAAATTTAGATTCTTTAATAAAGGAGTATCGATAA
- a CDS encoding ATP-binding protein, with protein sequence MKVTQLSKGYMNADENVFGDAVKLFNLNKNILLKGPTGSGKTKLAETLSQSLNIPMHQVNCSVDLDAESLLGFKTIQTGEHGQQEIIFIDGPVIQAMKKGHILYIDEINMAKPETLPILNGVLDYRRQLTNPFTGEVIKAAEGFKVIAAINEGYVGTLPMNEALKNRFVVINVAYIDGNTLHDVIQEQSLLQDSNLIRQIIKFNEDLRTMTKQGQLSEEAASIRALLDLSDLATIIPIERAIQRTIIDKLEDEREQHAVQNAVELNF encoded by the coding sequence ATGAAAGTGACACAATTATCTAAGGGATATATGAATGCGGATGAAAATGTCTTCGGTGATGCAGTCAAGCTATTTAATTTAAATAAAAATATTCTACTAAAAGGGCCTACGGGTTCAGGTAAAACAAAATTGGCAGAAACATTAAGTCAATCTTTAAATATTCCAATGCACCAAGTTAACTGCTCCGTTGATCTAGATGCTGAGAGTTTACTAGGATTTAAAACAATCCAAACAGGTGAACACGGACAGCAAGAAATCATCTTTATTGATGGCCCAGTTATCCAAGCAATGAAAAAAGGCCATATTTTATATATCGATGAAATCAATATGGCGAAACCAGAAACTTTACCTATATTGAATGGCGTCTTAGATTATAGACGTCAGCTTACAAATCCTTTTACTGGAGAAGTGATTAAAGCAGCAGAAGGATTTAAAGTTATCGCAGCCATTAATGAAGGCTATGTCGGCACATTACCGATGAACGAAGCTTTAAAAAACCGTTTTGTAGTAATTAATGTTGCATACATTGATGGCAATACATTGCATGATGTCATTCAAGAACAGAGTCTTTTACAAGATTCTAATCTGATTCGTCAAATCATTAAATTTAATGAAGATTTGCGTACAATGACAAAACAAGGCCAACTTTCAGAAGAAGCTGCTAGTATTCGTGCGCTACTTGATTTAAGTGATTTAGCAACAATCATTCCTATTGAACGCGCCATTCAAAGAACGATTATCGATAAATTGGAAGACGAAAGAGAACAACATGCAGTTCAAAATGCCGTTGAACTCAACTTTTAG
- the cspA gene encoding cold shock protein CspA → MKQGTVKWFNAEKGFGFIEVEGENDVFVHFSAINQEGYKSLEEGQSVEFEVVEGDRGPQAANVVKL, encoded by the coding sequence ATGAAACAAGGTACAGTAAAATGGTTTAACGCTGAAAAAGGTTTTGGTTTTATCGAAGTTGAAGGAGAAAATGACGTATTCGTACACTTCTCAGCTATCAACCAAGAAGGTTACAAATCATTAGAAGAAGGTCAATCAGTTGAATTTGAAGTAGTTGAAGGCGACCGCGGTCCACAAGCTGCAAACGTTGTTAAACTATAA
- a CDS encoding vWA domain-containing protein: MSDRFILFNDEQLDAMKVMMLQDLSRLLLKNPDTQVKIHKFPYYDALQNEVICSSFWAHRPETIEKTGLKTDVLLATYSYFNMSPQIVNDVLDNEEGFIHPKFYRQLFKLIEEMRILHLIERQRPRASKMIQLRRQIRKQYCETQMKVYRTKTVYADLLFLNLEYTLLTENFYDVPLIHESLTNILQLMYQYLPDFFNLQNSEDSLLLTQRIMFQIDEWLNEDMLNEYYHIPQKVYSALSDLTLEDIKRIDAAQVDGETGETEMADTENVESKPADSETSGGAYLEMELHEGQNSDVLSDNDTAREGDSSDDMSQMESKKGQGTNNVMDSEEGGPLHGRHPLLALSGINQFVEIKWRRPQIKPEYFEAYSKVEQSVQYEIRDLIQIIKKTIEREYQDKRNNLTKGRLQKNLINWFVDDQYKVFYKKADLSQSFDATFTLLIDASASMHDKMDETIKGIVLFHETLKSLNVRHEILAFNEDAFDADATHQPNIIDEIIQYHQSIHQTEAPKIMSLTPQDDNRDGVAIRIASERLLTRSEKQKFLIVFSDGEPSAFNYSQDGILDTYEAVENSRKLDIEVFNVFLSQAPITEATEQTIHNIYGDFAIFVEGVENLPSLLSPLLKKLLLQSF, from the coding sequence ATGAGTGACCGTTTTATCTTATTTAATGATGAACAGTTAGATGCAATGAAAGTGATGATGCTTCAAGATTTATCTCGTTTATTATTAAAAAACCCAGATACACAAGTCAAAATCCATAAATTCCCATATTATGATGCACTACAAAACGAAGTCATTTGTAGTTCGTTTTGGGCACATCGACCTGAAACTATTGAAAAAACAGGCTTGAAAACTGACGTATTGTTAGCCACTTACAGTTACTTCAATATGTCCCCACAAATTGTAAACGACGTACTGGACAACGAGGAAGGGTTTATCCACCCAAAGTTTTATCGCCAGCTGTTTAAACTCATCGAAGAAATGCGTATTCTTCACTTAATTGAACGCCAACGTCCTCGTGCGTCTAAAATGATTCAACTACGACGTCAAATTCGGAAACAATACTGTGAAACACAAATGAAAGTGTATCGTACTAAAACCGTCTATGCTGATTTGCTATTTTTAAATTTAGAATATACATTGTTAACCGAAAACTTTTACGATGTTCCGTTAATTCATGAAAGTTTAACAAATATATTACAACTTATGTATCAATACTTGCCAGATTTTTTCAATTTACAAAACAGTGAAGATAGTTTGCTTTTAACACAACGCATCATGTTTCAAATCGATGAATGGTTAAACGAAGATATGCTTAACGAATATTACCATATTCCGCAAAAAGTTTATTCAGCTTTAAGTGACTTAACTCTAGAAGACATTAAGCGTATAGATGCCGCACAGGTTGACGGAGAAACAGGCGAGACCGAAATGGCCGATACTGAAAATGTTGAATCCAAACCGGCTGATAGCGAAACTTCTGGTGGTGCCTATCTTGAAATGGAACTTCACGAAGGTCAAAATAGTGATGTTTTAAGTGATAATGACACAGCTAGGGAAGGCGATAGTTCTGATGATATGTCTCAAATGGAATCTAAAAAGGGACAAGGAACTAATAATGTTATGGATAGCGAAGAAGGTGGTCCCCTTCACGGTCGCCATCCGTTATTAGCCTTATCTGGAATCAATCAATTCGTCGAAATTAAGTGGCGGAGGCCTCAAATTAAACCTGAATATTTTGAAGCGTATTCGAAAGTAGAACAATCTGTACAATACGAAATAAGGGACTTAATTCAAATTATTAAAAAAACGATTGAGCGTGAATATCAAGATAAACGTAACAACTTAACTAAAGGCCGTTTACAAAAGAATCTTATTAATTGGTTTGTAGATGATCAATACAAAGTATTTTATAAAAAGGCGGACTTAAGTCAAAGTTTTGATGCCACATTTACATTGCTTATTGATGCTTCTGCTAGCATGCACGATAAGATGGATGAGACGATTAAAGGCATAGTTTTATTCCACGAAACGTTAAAATCCCTTAACGTACGTCATGAAATCCTTGCATTTAATGAAGATGCGTTTGACGCCGATGCAACACATCAACCAAATATCATTGATGAAATCATCCAATATCACCAATCTATTCATCAAACCGAAGCCCCTAAAATTATGTCTTTAACACCACAAGATGATAATCGTGATGGGGTGGCAATACGTATTGCTAGCGAAAGACTATTAACACGTTCTGAAAAGCAAAAGTTTCTCATCGTTTTTTCTGATGGCGAACCTTCAGCATTCAATTATAGCCAAGATGGGATACTAGACACATATGAGGCCGTTGAAAATAGTCGAAAATTAGACATAGAAGTATTCAATGTCTTTTTAAGCCAAGCACCAATCACTGAAGCCACAGAACAAACGATTCACAATATTTATGGGGACTTTGCAATCTTTGTAGAAGGGGTAGAAAATCTGCCAAGTTTATTATCCCCACTACTGAAAAAGTTGCTATTACAGTCATTTTAG
- a CDS encoding acylphosphatase, with protein sequence MKHNFISVYGRVQGVGFRYFTQRLAQKYNIKGYVKNVQDFVEIDAQGEDEALRQFTDAVIKGASPASEVREYTIEEREIDQHLTTFKTE encoded by the coding sequence ATGAAACATAATTTTATAAGTGTTTATGGACGTGTTCAAGGCGTCGGTTTTCGTTATTTTACGCAAAGATTAGCACAAAAATATAATATAAAAGGTTATGTGAAAAATGTTCAAGACTTTGTTGAAATCGATGCTCAAGGAGAAGATGAAGCATTGCGACAATTTACAGATGCTGTTATTAAAGGGGCCTCCCCTGCTTCGGAAGTTCGAGAGTATACTATAGAAGAACGTGAAATCGACCAGCACTTAACAACTTTTAAAACGGAATGA